The Cannabis sativa cultivar Pink pepper isolate KNU-18-1 unplaced genomic scaffold, ASM2916894v1 Contig3, whole genome shotgun sequence genome window below encodes:
- the LOC133033271 gene encoding uncharacterized protein LOC133033271, translating into MLHKMKVDAQEELRMRFYVGRKEVRFGVLEFALITGLDFSSGPTEEEKAAQVARSGSDRLINKYFNRSDSVKTEALQLQFTNCQNPEDLYKLGLCLFVESVLLGREANALITPHILRYVEDLEFFFRIPWGKHSFARLMHSLQKDMLKQKANYEKKLSSDVQHECKYTTYGFAPAVQYWAYEAILEVGKRYGTNHGIRFPRMLSWTSKGDIGKKDVSALFSRRNLEVVKGLLPRTEEEAFVRTISYDGVENLVDDVVDDTEAEAGSQVPETQVPDTQERDTQATGSEPQPSAPSSSGVRGAEYTDLVARLDRIEGDTQGLYAAHVELKKAYETSHVELKGGQNVIMEQLRHILAMLNRPPTMASARRPWRDPSTPPPPLHPR; encoded by the exons atgctccacaaaatgaaagtggatgctcaggaggagttgaggatgaggttttatgttggtcggaaggaggtccgattcggggtgctggagtttgcactcattacgggtttggacttctcctcggggccaacagaagaggagaaggctgcgcaggtcgcgcgctcggggtcagaccgattgatcaacaaatatttcaaccgGTCTGATAGTGTGAAGACAGAAGCACTCCAACTTCAGTTCACAAACTGCCAGAAcccggaagacttgtacaagctcggcttgtgcttgtttgtggagtcagtGCTTCTGGGCCGCGAGGCCAACGCGCTGATCACGCCTCACATACTTAGATATGTGGAAgacctcgagttcttcttccggattccttgggggaagcactcattcgccagactcatgcactcgcttcagaaagacatgttgaaacagaaggccaactacgagaagaagctgagttcggatgttcagcacgagtgcaaatacacaacatatggcttcgcacctgcagtccaatattgggcgtacgaggccattttggaggttggcaagaggtatggcacgaaccacgggattcggttccccaggatgcttagctggacgagcaaaggcgatattgggaagaaagacgtcagcgcattattttctagacgg aatctggaagtggtgaaggggctacttccacggacagaggaggaggcatttgtgaggacaatttcttacgatggtgtggagAACCTGGTTGATGATGTTGTGGATGACACAGAGGCTGAGGCAGGTAGTCAGGTACCAGAGACTCAGGTCCCAGACACTCAGGAAAGAGACACTCAG gccactggttcagaacctcagcccagtgcaccatcttcatcaggcgttcggggtgccgagtacactgatttagtggctcggttggataggatcgagggtgacactcagggtctgtatgctgctcatgtcgagctgaagaaggcatacgagaccagccatgtagagctgaagggtggtcagaacgtaattatggagcagctcagacacatattggccatgttgaatcgtccgccaaCGATGGCTTCAGCACGGAGGCCCTGGCGAGATCCATCTACCCCACCACCACCGCTTCACCCCCGGTAG